A window of Bradyrhizobium sp. AZCC 1719 genomic DNA:
GACGCGGGTCGGCGCCGCCGAGAAGGCCACCATCGAGCAGCTCGGCGTGCGCGTCATCGATGCGTCCGATTCAGGCTGGGGCATCATCAACCACGATCTGTTCCTATCCAATGCCGAGGTACGGAAGGTGATACGCCGCTCGATCGATACCTCGGCCGCGTGAGCTCGCCTTCGGCGCAACGGCATCGCACGGCAACATGATGGCGCCCGTCCATCGCCGGCAAGCGGCCATCACAACGTCACCGTGTTGTCACCCATAATCTCGCCAAATTGACGGAACATTTATTCGTGGCCGGCACCGTGGTGCCCGGTCTCGCCTCGAACTACTCAGCGCTTGAATTGCTCAACGTGCGCAACGCCGACCGGTTGTCGGCGCACGATGCTTTGCGAGTCGATCGGGGAGATCTGGGCGACAGCGGGCCTTGCCGGCGATCCAATTGTTCAGTTGTTACAGAGGAATAAAAATCATGCGTCAAGTAACATCCAAGGCCGAGGCAGGTTCGAGCGCGAACCGTCGACAGGTGCTATCACTCGCGGTGGGCGTCGCGTTGCTCGCGGGCGTCACTACGGCTCACGCGCAGAGCACGGGCATCGCTTCCTGCGACGACTTCCTGACCAAATACGACGCCTGCGTCGTCTCCAAGGTCCCCGAGGCACAGCGCGCGATGTACAAGACGCAGATCGACCAGACGCGCAAGGCGTGGGTCGACATGGCCAAGAATCCGTCGACCAAGGCGACCATGGAAGCGACCTGCAAGCAGACCCTGGACGCAACGAAGGCATCGCTCACGGCCTATGGCTGCTCGTTCTGATCGGCGCATGCGCCGCTGAAGGGAGTGGCGTCGAATGGGCGCCACTCCTTGAAGGCGGGCGGTACCGGGGAGCAGCCGACGATGCCGGCGAGGCGCTCTTTCGGAATTTGGTCAAAGCGACGTGGGCAGCGCCGGCACACGATTCACGATCAAGCGGCGCGCCTTCAAGGCGCGGTCTGCAAACTTATCCTTGTCTCGATTAACCACTTGTTAACCATAACGCCCCAGCATTGCCGCTTCATAGAGAGTCGCCAAGGACCGTAATCCGAAGGCGCAATTGACCGTTCATCTTGGGGGCGAGCAGAGGCTCGCGGGGCTCCAAGGAGCAACGTCATGTCATCATCTGGCATACGCCTGCTGTCCGATTTCGTCCCGGCGATTTTCGGCGCACTTGGTTTGGGTATTCCGATTGCGGTTGCGATCATCTGGATTTGTTCCTGATCGCGGTATGCCGCTTGGCTTCTTACGGCGCCCGTCTGAGCGGGTGTGGTGCAGCATGGGGTGAAGTCAGTTGGCAGTCCTTGCGACTGGCCGCCCCATCCCGTGATGCTATCTTCCGGAACCGATCAACAGGGGAGGCAAATTGCTTCCAGAGGTTCTCGACCTTCATGGTCCCCGTTCGCCGCGTAACGCATTGCTTTGTCTGAACAATGCAAGCGCCCGCGAGACATCATTACTATCGGCGGAGCGGTTCGAACGAATGATTGGCTCCGCGAGCGTCGCGACGTTCATTGAGCCCGGTCAGGCGTTCCTTCTGGCGTTCGAGCAGACAGACGATACGACGGCATCCACTTCAAATGGTTTCGGAGCCGCTACGACCGGTTTCTGTACGTCGACCGTGTCGTCGTCGCCAAGGAGCGCCGAGGCCAGGGTCTGGCTCGGATACTGTACGCCGACCTGTTCACGCGAGCTGAGGAGCGTGGCCACAACTGCATTGTCTGCGAGGTCAACGTGCAACCGCCGAATCCCGAGTCAGATAGATTTCATTCAGCGCAAGGTTTTCGAGAAGTCGGAAGGGCAACCATCGACGATGGAATGAAGACCGTCCGCTATCTCCTGTGGCGCCGATAATGGCGATTGCAATGACAATCCGCGGCTCTCGCGCCAGGAGTAGAAGCATATGGTCCTGTCCCGCTGCGTCGCAAAGGTCGCAACGCGAACTGCCGCTTTACCTGGCTTTCCCGGTATGAGTGAAAAATGACGGCGCCTTACAAAATCGTGGTCGCCGGCGGTCGTGGACATATGGGCAGCGCCATCGTTTCGGCGCTTAGCGTTGATCCCGCATTTGTTCACGTTGGCAATCCAGGTCGGCACACCAGTCCTTAGCGCCAAGAGGGGGTTTGCTCCAGGGCGTCGTGGCGTGCTCTGGCCTAGAAATGGCGCCCCCAGTGTAGATGAAAGTGATAACTACGTTTCCGCTTCCGCACTCTGATATTCTCGCCACCGACGCGCAATTCCGACCGCGAATATCCAAGGCGCGCCAAAACCATTACGACCACCTGCTGAGCACAGCGGCTTCGGCGGCCCCAGTTCGTTCGGTCCGTGACCAGCGAATGCTCGTCGTCCAACGGTCCCGCGTAGCAGCGATGCTGCCGTCATCGAGCATATGATTGGGCTGCGGCTTCCGAGAGGATGAAGTTGATGCGGCAGCGGCGGCGCGCACGGGGGCTGCGCGAGCTGCGTCTCGTCGTTGCCGACCCGCGTTCGCGGGCGGTGCGACGACGGGTGGCGAAGCAGGTCGCCGGCCTCGACCTGGATCGCGAGCGCGACGTGTTGAAGTGGATCGAATCGGTCTCCGAGTTTGATGCAGATGCGACGCGGTGATCTGGTGATCGTTGCGGCGGCCGGTGACTATGGCACGCCCCGTCCCGCCGTTATCGTGCAGACTGATGCCTTTCCGGAGAGCCATGCTTCAGTGGTAATCTGCCAGTTAACTTCAGATCTGGCCGATGCTCCGGATTTCCGCGTCACCATCGAACCTAACCCCGAAAACGGATTGCGGCTCAAATCGCTGGTGATGGCCGACAAGCCGGTCACCGTGAGACGTGAACGGATCGGGCAGAGGATCGGGCATCTCGGCAACCAAGACATGGCTCGGAGTTGCTTTGGCGTTTGTCTTGGGGCTCGCGGATTAACGATGCTTCTGGTCCAGGCGCCGGACAGCAAGATTGACGTACGGTTGTCGGCGGCTTGATGCGGCATTTGCCGACGCCCGGAAACAATATCGTGCAAAATCGTAGAATGGCGCGCCACGATGAAGATGGGCACTATTCGTGCGCCGCGCCGCTATGATGCCGCAGCCCGCCACGCGCTCCAATTGGCAAATCTACGACGGTCTGCGATCTTGCACTCCTGTCTCATGCGCGGCTGTCTTCCCGATGTGGCAAGGTGGTCCCGTCACTCTTCGATGGCGGCGGTGCCGATCGATTCCGGGATTGACGTGACGTACCGTGTTCAGCCCTTCTCGCCCCGAGAAAGACCGCACGGATGAATTCGCGGTACAGCATCAATTGTTCAGATAGCGCCTTCTTCTGCCGGAGCACCTTGGAAACGATGATCCCGCCCTCGGCAATGGCGGAAAGCATGTCTGCCAGATGGTCGAGATCGACAACAATGCGTGGGGGGTAGCGCGCTGCGATCAGATCAAGGCGCTCGCGAAACCGCCGCCGCCATCCTAGCATGGCCGACGTGTAGAGATCGCGCACCTCCCGGTCGAACAGCCGATCCTGATAGCAATAGGCGGCGACGAGACAGCCCGGATGGCCGCTCGGCAAATCCGCCATCGCCTCCGAGAGCATCTTGAGGCCGATCAGGAAGCCGTGCAGCGGGTCCTCATCGAGTTGATCGGCACGGCGAAAGAGATCATCGAATAGCGTGTCCTCGCGTTCGACATAGCGGACAAGCAGGGCCTTCGCGAGTTCGCTCTTGTCTTTGAAGTGATAGAAGAAGCCGTTCTTGGTGATGCCCACGGCTGCGATGAGCTCGTCGATCGATGTGCCGGCGAGGCCCTTTTCGAGGATCGCAGCCTCGGCAACATCGAGGATGTAGTCTCGGGTGTCACTGCGCTTGCGGTGCTGAAGCTCCTGCATGGCATCGCTCCAGGTACCTATCCGGTCGAACTGCACCATGAGTCCAGTTGACACTTGCAGCTGCGATCTACGTTCGGGTCCGCCGGCATTCACCTACCCAAACGATTACTTCTTTCGCGGGTTCCCTGCTGCACCGCGAGTCTTCTAGGAATCGAGGCGCGCTGATCGCATCTTCGCTGCCAATCATTGCCATAAGGCATGGTGAAAGAGGAGAGGCGAGCATGTCGACATTCGCAAGCGCGAAGTATCGTCACCGGCTGCCCCAGCTCGATGGCCGCCGGTTCCTGACCGATGGAGGGTTAGAGACGACGCTGATTTTCCACGAAGGCTGGGATCTACCAATGTTCCAAGCCTTCACGTTGCTTGAGAGCGAGCGTGGGCGAGCGGCGCTGCGCGCCTATTTCGATCGGTATGTCCCTCTAGCAGTCAATCACGGGGTAGGCTTTGTCCTGGAAAGCCCGACTTGGCGCGCCAATCCCGAGTGGGGAGCAAAGATCGGCTACGGCCGGGATGCCTTGGCACGTCTCAACCATGCCGCCATCCATCTCATGCGCGAAGTGCGCGAAGCCTACGAGAACGAGCGGACGCCCATTGTCATCAGTGGCTGTATCGGTCCGCGCGGCGATGGCTATGATCCGGGCAAGGTGATGAGCGTCAACGAGGCCGAAGCTTATCATAGTTGGCAAGTTAGCGTTCTGCGTGACGCCGGCGCTGATATGGTTTCAGCATTCACGATGAACAACTTCAACGAGGCGCTCGGTGTCACGCGCGCCGCGCAAGCGGCGCAAATACCGTGTGTCATTTCCTTCACGGTCGAGACAGATGGCCGGCTGCCAACCGGCGACAGTCTGGCCGACGTAGTTGAAGCGCTAGACGCGGCGACCGGTCGGGCATCGGCCTACTACATGATCAACTGCGCCCACCCCACGCATTTTGAAGGCGCGCTGGATCCCGACGCACCATGGATGAAGCGTTTGCGCGGCCTGCGGGCCAATTCGTCGCGGCGCACCCATGCGGAGCTCGACAACGCGACCGAGCTGGACGCAGGCAATCCTGTGGAGCTCGGCGTTCAATATGCCGATCTGTCGCGGCGATTCCCGCACATCAACGTGCTTGGCGGCTGCTGCGGAACAGACCACCGTCACATAGAGTGCATTGGCTTGGCCTGCAGCGTTCCCGCCTAGATCAGTATCCAATGCGCCCGTCTCCTGGTGTTCAAGCTATGGCCGAGGCTTGTGAGGAGCGCATCTCACGCATGGTGCAGGCAAATTTCCCTCATTGCCTCACGCTGCCTGCAACCACTGGTACCAAACCACCATAATCCTACCGTGGCAAGTTGCCGCATGCTGAGCGGCCTGCACAGCGTGAACGCGAGTGATCGACACGAACATATCGTCGCCGGTGGAAGGCGTAGTGAACGAACGCTGTTCTTGCCTGAGAGATTAGAGATTAAATCTTCACCTCAGGTTGACCAAATCGAGCATGGCCATCGACTGGGAAATTGCGTGCCCCACAGGACAACGATAAGGTGCAACCGCAACGGGCGGAAGTTCGTGTAGTTGTGAGGTTGCTTGTTTCCGAATCTGTCCGGTGCGGCATTTGTCGACGATGGTTGCGACGAGCGCGTCGACGCGTCCGCAGGGTCGCGCTCTTCAGCAGTGCGCGTTCAGCTTGCGCGTCATCGGATCGTAGCCAGCCACCAATACAACCAGAGTGACCTTTTGAATAATACGCCCGACAGACGCTAGGCCATCCGATCGATATGCAACCTGTGCGTGCCACGCTTTGTTGTGATTAATGCTTGCTTTTTTGTGATTAATGCTGGGGGATAAAAAGAAGAGACAGCTATTTTACGGCGCGGTCGGCTCGCCGACCTCGCAGGTTGTCGTCAATTTCGAGTTGGGTGACCCCGGCGCGCTTGCCGACCTGCTCTCGCGTCGCTTCTCCCCTGTCAAAATCCTGCCCATTGATGTGGCGCCGCTCAGTGCCGTGTCAGGGACCTACGGCGCCTATGCCGGAATCGACTTCAGCCGCACGCGTTACACGGGCGACTTCAGCCTCGTCCCGCAGCACCTCTACGACGGTGTGTTTTTCTACTTTCCCGTCCATGGCCACATGCTTGTCGACCTGGGAAGAGAGCGGCATCTCGGCACGACCACCAAGGCGATCGCGGCCGAGGGCTTCGCCTACCGGTCGATGACTTTTTCAGGCAACTTTGCCAAGCGCGGCGTGGTGATCTCTCGTCCGCTTCTCGCTGAGAGACTGTCGATTTTGCTCGGGCGACCGATTGTCGAGAAGCCACTCTTCGAACCCGTGGTCAATGCCGGAATCCCCGGATTGCAGGGCCTTCAGGCGCTTGTCGAGTTTGCGACGGGAGTCGAATTCCGGCCAGCGCTCGACGTCGGAACGCTCACAGTCCACCGTCTCCATGAGATGTTCCTCGACATGATCTTGGAGGCCTGGCCCCACAGCTATTCAAAGGCCCTACACAAACCTTCGGCTTCTATCGCACCGCGTCACGTAAAACTCGTGCTCGATTTTATCGCGGAGCACCCGAACGCATCCGCGAGCGGGGCCGAACTTGCCGCGATTTCAGGCGTCAGCCTGCGCTCGCTGCAGGCCGGATTCCGGCAGTTCGCCGGCATGTCCATTGCTGCCTACCAGCGCCAAGTCCGGCTCGAGAGAGCCCACAGAGATCTTGTCAGAAATTCAGCTCTTCCGATCGAGGACATCGCCCTCAAATGGGGCTTCACCAATGCCGGCCGCTTCAGCCGCTACTTCCGCGAAGCCTATGGCGTCAGTCCTTTCGCCGTGGCTCGAAAGGGCGCGCAGTGATGACGGCGCCGAGATCCTATGCGTTGCTTTCCCTTTCTGCGCGAATCATTGAACGACGGGAGGCTGACAAAATCCTGCACGACTGTCCGCCGGAACCCGGAATGTGCTGGCTGGGTGTGACGTCTGGATCATGAATATAGTTGCCGATACTCGTTACGTGCCTGCGGAGCCAACGGGCGGCAATCGTCCCGCGTTCCCGGTGTCGCTCCTCTCCTTCATCCTGGTCGCCAAATTCCTCGGTGTCCCGGCCGATCCGGCGCAGATCGCCCATGACCACGGCGCGCCAGGTGAAGGCTACCGCCTGGAAGATCTTGCCAGGATCGCCAAGCGTCTGAACATCGTCGCCAGGATCAAGCCTGTCGCCCTTGCGGAACTCCACAAGGTGCCGTTGCCGGCGCTCGCCGAATTGAAAGACGGTGAGGCTGCCATCCTGCTCAAGGTCGACCAGCAGCCGGACGGGACGCGCTTCCTGATCCAGCGCGGCGATGGCGAACGCCCCGAAGTGTGGTCGGCGGAAGATTTCGATGGCAAATATGCCGGGCGTTTGCTCCTCATGACGACGCGTGAGCTGATGGCCGGCGCTACGCGCCCCTTCGACATCAGCTGGTTCATTCCTGCCCTCGTGAAATATCGCGGGCCGCTGCGCGACGTCCTGATCGGGTCCTTCTTCCTGCAACTGATGGGGCTGATTTCGCCCATTTTCTTCCAGCTCGTCATCGACAAGGTGCTCGTCCATCAGTCGCTGACGACGCTCGACGTGCTGGCCGTAGGGCTCTCGGCGGTGCTGATCTTCGAAACCGGATTGTCAGCGCTGCGCAACTGGCTGTTCGCTCACACCACCAATCGCGTCGACAGCGAGCTTTCGGCGCAGCTGTTCCGGCACCTTCTCAACCTGCCGCTGTCATATTTCGAGGCACGCCGCGTCGGTGACAGCGTCGCCCGAGTGCGCGAGCTCGATCGCATCCGCGAGTTCCTTACCTCGAACGCCGTCACCGTCGTGATCGATCTCTTCTTCACGATCGTCTTCTTCGCGGTCATGTACGCCTATAGCCCGTTGCTGACCCTGATCGTCACACTGTCGATCCCGCTCTATCTCGCCATCTCCATCCTCATAACGCCGACGCTGCGCGCCCGTCTCGACGAGAAATTCCGCCGCGGCGCGGAGAACCAGTCCTTCCTCGTCGAAAGCGTCACGGGCATCGGCACACTGAAGGCGATGGCGGTCGAGCCGCAGATGCGGGCGAAATGGGAAAAGCAGTTCGCGGGCTACACCAGCACCGGATTTCAGGTCGCGACGCTTGCGAACTGGGGCAGCCATCTCATCCAGCTGGTGTCCAAGCTGACCACGGTTGCGATCCTGTTTTTCGGAGCAAAGGCAGTGATTGCCGGCGACCTCTCGGTAGGGTCGCTCGTCGCTTTCAACATGCTCTCTGGGCGTGTCGCACAACCGATCCTGCGCCTCTCCCAGCTCTGGCAGGACTTTCAGCAGGTCCGCATCTCGGTCGACCGGCTCGGAGACGTGCTGAACGCGCCGGCCGAGCCCGATCACAATCCAAACCGCGCAAGCCTTCCTCCGATCAAGGGAGCGGTGAACTTCGATCGGGTTCGTTTCCGCTATCGTCCCGACGCGCCGGAGGCTCTGCGCGGAATCACGCTTGCCGTCCAGCCGGGCGAGATGATCGGTATCGTCGGGCCCTCCGGCTCGGGCAAGTCGACGCTGACGAAGCTGGTGCAGCGTCTCTACGTTCCGGAGCAGGGCAGGGTGCTGGTCGACGGTGTCGATCTCGCGTTGGTCGACCCGGCGTGGCTGCGCCGGCAAATCGGCATCGTGCTCCAGGAGAACATCCTGTTCAACCGTTCGGTGCGCGAAAACATCGCGCTGGCCGACACAACCATGCCGATGGAGCGGGTCATCGCAGCCGCCCAGCTCGCCGGCGCGCACGACTTCATCCTCGGGCTCTCGCACGGCTACGACACGGTGATCGACGAGCGGGGCGGCAATCTCTCGGGCGGGCAACGCCAGCGCATTGCCATCGCTCGCGCGCTGATCGGCAATCCGCGCATCCTGATCCTCGACGAGGCGACCAGCGCCCTCGACGCCGAGAGCGAGGAAGTCATCCAGCATAACCTCGCCGGCATTGCTCGCGGCCGCACTGTTATCATCATCGCGCACCGTCTCTCCGCCGTGCGCCAGTGCGACAGGATCGTCACCGTCGAGGCCGGCGAAATCACCGAAACCGGGGATCACCAGACGCTGCTTCGATCGGGCGGCCGCTACGCCCAGCTCTATACCAAGCAAATGGGGCGTAGCACGTGACCGCCTGGGTGGCCGATCGCTTTCCGACGCTTGCCAAGCACTGGGCCGTGCTGCGGACGAGCTGGAGCATGCAGAACGAGGCCGATCGCAACAGACGGCCACTTTCCGATCACGAGTTCCTGCCGGCCGCTCTCGAGATCATGGAGAAGCCGCCGAGCCCCGGCCTGCGCATGCTGCTGCTGATGACCTGCGGCTTCTTCACCGCCGCTCTGGTCTGGTCCGTCATCGGCACGGTCGACGTCGTGGCGGTGGCGAGCGGCAAGATCATCCCGTCGAGCAAGGTCAAGACCATCCAGCCGATGGAGATCGGCTCGGTGCGCGCCATCCATGTCACCAACGGCCAGCATGTCGAAGAAGGCCAGCTTCTCGTCGAACTCGACCCGACGCTCGCGACAGCCGATGAGGCGCAGGCGCGCCAGAACCTGCAGGCGTCGAAGGTCATCCAGGCCCGCAACGCGGCTCTCCTCGCCTATCTCGACGGCCGGCCGACCGGCTTTGTCGCGCCGGACGATACGCCCGTCGCGACGCTCGCGGTGGAAGAGCAATTCGTCCGTGCCAGTATCGCGGAATACGAGGCGCAGGTCGCGAGCCTCCAGCAGCAGATCGCGCAGCGCGCGGCCGAGCTCACGTCGGCCGAGGTCGAGATCAATAAACTCCGTCTCACGCTCCCGCTCGTCGATCAGTCGCTCGAAGCCCGCCGGCTGCTTACCGAACAGGGCAATTTCGCGCGCCTGAGGCTGCTCGAATACGAGCAGCAGCGCATCGAGCATATCCAGAATGTCGACGTGCAGCTTGCCAATGCCGCGCGGGCACGCGCCGCGATGACGGCGCTCGAGGCCGAAATCCGCAAGCTGCGCGAGACGTTCGGCAAGACCGCCGTGACCGAGATGGTCCAGGCCCGCGACAAGGCCCAGCTTGCGGCCGAAGATTTGCGCAAGACCACACGGCGGCGCGAGTTTTTGCAATTGCGCGCGCCGGTCGCCGGAACGGTGCAGCAGCTCGTGGTCGCGACGATCGGCGGTGTCGTGCAGCCGGCCCAGCCCCTGATGATCGTCGTTCCCGACGGCGCCGAGATCGAGGTCGAGGCCCATGTCCTCAACAAGGACATCGGCTTTATCCGGGAAGGTCAGCCCGTGCGGGTCAAGCTGGAGGCGTTCCCTTTCACCGACCATGGGCTCGTGCCGGGGATCGTCGAGGGCATCAGCCGCGATGCGATCGATCTCTCGCAATCGCAATCGAATGGGCCGCAGCGCGACGAGAAGAACCGGCCGGTCCAGCCCGGCCTCGTCTACGCGGCGCGCATCCGCCTTCTGGAGACGAGCATCCGCGTCCGCGATCGCCAGCAGGCGCTGGGCCCCGGTCTCTCTGTGCAAGCCGAGATCAAGACCGGCGAGCGGCGGATCATCCAATATCTGCTGTCTCCGATCATGCAGGCCCTCGACGAGGCGGGCCGGGAACGGTGACGACGCGAACTTCAAACAGGTCGTGAAGGACAAGCCCGTTGGCATCCGTCCGATCGTCAGCCAGCTCGTCGATCCCGCCGTGCTGGAGAAGATGAAGGTGCGGCTGGGGCCGAGTTGCGGTCGTGACGATGAGCGCGGGGGATCATGGAGGCCATGATCCGATGCGCGAAAGCGGAGTGTCCGACAAGGACACCGCAGACGCGATGTCAAGCCTCGTTGAATGACAGTTGCATGACGGCATAGATTCGTTTTGCGGCCGATGCCGCGCCCGCTCGGAGCCTCGCTTACGGAAGGGAAGGAACGCCTGAGTTTCCGTCCCAAGAAGGCCCTGAGCTCCCCGGGCCGGCAGTTGTAAACAGACACAAAGCGTATCGGACGGACAAATCGCGCAACATTTTTGGCGTGCGTCGCCTTTTCGTCTTGAGGTTGTGGCGGGTTAATGTTCAATGAACGCCGAAGGAGGGGCAGTGGGGCTGTTTCCGACACCTGCGACAGGAACGATACGCCTGTTTTCCCGTTTCGGCCGGTCAGGTCGAATGGGGAGGGCGAGGCGCGTGGAACCATGCAGGTGAACGGTTTTCTCGTGCCGGCACATCGGCGGCCCGGACGGGCCGCAGGCCGCTGCGGCAGCCTCACATGCCCGATGATCACGACACGCCCCGTTGGGCGGATTGAAACTTGCGGGAGGACAGGCCTGTGGCGAAGAATGCGAACGAGAAGGCGGCAGCCGGCAAGCCGGCGCTGAACGGGATCAACGGCGGGGCTGCGGCCGAGCAGGCGAGCCCGACGGATCGCGCGCTCGATCCGCAATTGCTGGCGCAGATCAGCGCGTTCAAGACCAGGATCCAGGCCGGCGTCGGCGAGGTGGTCCTCGCGATGCTGAACCTGCCGCGTTATCGCAACCAGACCCTGGCCGATGTCATGCATCTGGTGGTCGAGCCGATGACCCGCGACCGCATCGCCATCGCGAAGGCGGGCGGCGAGGGCAAGGTCGAGGAGACCGCTGGCATCGCGATCTGGGCCAGCGTGTCCGACGAGGTCGACGCCAAGATACGCGAGCAGATCCAGGCGCGCGTGTTTCCGGTCCGCCTCAAGGCCGAGGACTGGAACAGCGGCGAGACCACTTGGCTGCTCGACGTCATCGCGCCCTCGCAAAAGGTCGCCACCGCCGTGCTCGCGAACTTCAAGCAGGTCGTGAAAGACAAGCCGGTGCGGATTCATCCGATCGTCAGCCAGCTCGTCGACCCGGCGGTGCTCGAGAAGATGAAGGTGCGGCCGGTGGGCGAGGCGGAGGGCAAAGCGAAAGACGCCTGACCGCCGATCGTTGAATTCAGCTTTTGGTTTTCAATCGTTCGAGATCAATCCCAACGCGGAAATCTATGGGTACACTATGGCGATTGATCGTACAGTTGCGCGGGATCGTCATCGAGGAGAAGATTTCATGGTATTCCGCGACAACTTTGTCGAGGTTCAGCCGGGATTCCTCATAGACCCGCTGTTGAAGCTTCGACGCGAAACCAGTCGCGTGACGTGGTGCGATCGGATGATCTGCGCGAGGAGGGCTGCATGAGCGGCAAAGTGTGGTTCAGCAGTGTGATGAGCAACTACCTCATCGGCAACAAACAAGGGCTTCGCGACAAATACTACGGAGAAGACTGGGAGCCGGCGCAACACGAGGTGATCCGAGCCAGCGCCAAAGTCCTTGAGGCAATGGAGAAGCATACGCACGGCTATGCGCTCGAGCGGACGGACTTTCCAGAGGCGACGGCGGTCTTCGACAAGAAGTGTTTTAGGCGTGTCGGAGACCTATTTGTTGTCGGAAGATTCTATGCGGTAAAAGAACGATTGGCCGAAGTGTTAGCGCGCTTCGATCTTGGAAATGGCGGCTTGGTTCCGTTTCCAATTTTTCAGGAAGATTTGAAGACGCCAGTCGAAGGAAAATTTTATTACCTGAATTTTGGCGCCAGAAAACGAACCATTCTACCGAACGAAAGCAAAAATGTTGAGCTGGTCGCCTCGAATAGCGCTACGGGCGTAGAGATCTGGAAAGTAAACCCTTGGGCCGAGGACGGCGATGTCGCTCTTTCCGCGGCGGCTTTGGCCGGCCCGGACCTATGGATCGAGGAGATTGTCCGCGACGGACTTTTTATGAGCGAGGCATTGGCCGCCGCGTTGCGTGAAGCGAAATTCAAGATCGATTTCGAGCTTAAAGAGTGCGCCGGATTGTGGAGAAGGTGCAATGACCGAGTACTTCCGCGGCCGGCTCTTCGGTTTCGAAATCCAGCACATCATCCCGCTGGAAGTATTTACCGGCAAAACCCCTGCGGCGGAAAGGGCGGCCGGCTTTCTGCAATCAATTGGCGTCGATTTGAATGCCAGAGGGAACAAGATTGCGCTGCTCATCAGCACGGTGACACGCGACGCGGTGCTGAACGCTTCGGCCACCGTACAAGCTGCTTTTAAGGAGGCGGGGTTCGGCTTCAACGTCCATGACAGTCAGGCACCAGGCGGAGGCGGCAACCACCCAGGGTACAACGCGTTCGCTATCGCTGCGTTGGATGATTTAGCCACTAAGGCAGCCGCGGGCGGCTGGGACTCCACAGCGAAGACTCGAGCCTACTATGACCTGCATAGGTTTTTGCAGAAAATCAATGCGGACGGCAACATTGCCCTCATTGGGACATCGCAGCAAACGTTCGCAGCGGAGTGGACTGCTTACAGAGGCAATGTCGATAGGGACTATGCGAATCTGGATCCAGAACTAGCTGCCCAAATAGATGCGTACAAGGAAGCATTTATTAAGACCCCAATCGACGGCACGGACAGAAATAGCCAATTGCGCCGTAAGGTCACCACCGATTTGCTAAATGGCGCGGGCGAAATCTTGACGCCCAAAGAACTTGCCAACGCCCAGAAGGGCCTAGCTGCTGGTCCCGCCGGAAATGTAACGGCAGCAGCCGTCTCGCTTATTTTCAGCTTGCAGAAGCGGTCTACGACACCCGTCAACGTAAAGCTGGCGTTGACGGAGTACGCAGCAGCGTTCATCAGGAATGAGCAAGGCTCTGTCGACTTTGGAGCACTGTATGATTCGCTGAATGCCTTGTTCGACAAAAT
This region includes:
- a CDS encoding HlyD family type I secretion periplasmic adaptor subunit codes for the protein MTAWVADRFPTLAKHWAVLRTSWSMQNEADRNRRPLSDHEFLPAALEIMEKPPSPGLRMLLLMTCGFFTAALVWSVIGTVDVVAVASGKIIPSSKVKTIQPMEIGSVRAIHVTNGQHVEEGQLLVELDPTLATADEAQARQNLQASKVIQARNAALLAYLDGRPTGFVAPDDTPVATLAVEEQFVRASIAEYEAQVASLQQQIAQRAAELTSAEVEINKLRLTLPLVDQSLEARRLLTEQGNFARLRLLEYEQQRIEHIQNVDVQLANAARARAAMTALEAEIRKLRETFGKTAVTEMVQARDKAQLAAEDLRKTTRRREFLQLRAPVAGTVQQLVVATIGGVVQPAQPLMIVVPDGAEIEVEAHVLNKDIGFIREGQPVRVKLEAFPFTDHGLVPGIVEGISRDAIDLSQSQSNGPQRDEKNRPVQPGLVYAARIRLLETSIRVRDRQQALGPGLSVQAEIKTGERRIIQYLLSPIMQALDEAGRER
- a CDS encoding toxin-activating lysine-acyltransferase codes for the protein MAKNANEKAAAGKPALNGINGGAAAEQASPTDRALDPQLLAQISAFKTRIQAGVGEVVLAMLNLPRYRNQTLADVMHLVVEPMTRDRIAIAKAGGEGKVEETAGIAIWASVSDEVDAKIREQIQARVFPVRLKAEDWNSGETTWLLDVIAPSQKVATAVLANFKQVVKDKPVRIHPIVSQLVDPAVLEKMKVRPVGEAEGKAKDA